One window of the Sebastes umbrosus isolate fSebUmb1 chromosome 1, fSebUmb1.pri, whole genome shotgun sequence genome contains the following:
- the LOC119481631 gene encoding neuritin-like: MGFFMSTKIGGILAFALVFLSLVVSAELDADVKCENIYKDFSDCVLELGESMDNYQENVTSERGVSAVCRHWEAFHTCALTALSDCQVEVSSIWEKLRQDSMKMRFQGSLFDLCSPSSSPGISSPLAALALPLIVVLIMTGPDWYPV, encoded by the exons ATGGGATTTTTCATGTCGACGAAGATCGGAGGGATCCTTGCCTTTGCCTTGG TGTTCCTGTCCCTGGTGGTGTCAGCAGAGTTAGATGCAGATGTGAAGTGTGAGAACATTTATAAGGACTTCTCTGACTGCGTCCTGGAGCTGGGAGAGAGCATGGACAACTACCAGGAAAACGTGACCAGCGAGAGAGGAGTGTCGGCCGTGTGCAG GCACTGGGAAGCTTTCCACACGTGTGCCCTCACGGCGCTGTCCGACTGTCAGGTGGAAGTCAGCTCCATCTGGGAGAAGCTGAGGCAGGACTCCATGAAGATGCGCTTCCAGGGAAGTCTGTTCGACCTGTGCAGCCCCAGCTCCTCGCCCGGCATCAGTTCACCTCTCGCTGCCCTCGCCCTGCCACTGATAGTCGTGCTAATCATGACTGGGCCTGACTGGTACCCTGTATAG
- the LOC119476847 gene encoding translocon-associated protein subunit alpha-like: protein MFNFGSKVLLLLLLAFPCGLISIGQVSADSDSAEDVVEDPDAAVDEEEDDEEVLVEEDQIVPSEAEEEDADEGADKGLLSHPDADTTILFTTGEEFPANEIVRFMVGFTNKGSQEFTVQSLEASFRYPQDFQFYIQNFTALPLSTVVPPQAQASFEYSFIPAQPMAGRPFGLVILLNYLDTEGNVFQTAIYNQTVNIIELEDGLDGETMFLYIFMVGLASLALFGIYQFLETRTKKRLSVKIEKGTGGMSDVDISWIPQETLNVMNKASPKPSPRKRSNRAAGTDQ, encoded by the exons GCCAGGTCTCTGCAGACTCCGACTCTGCTGAGGACGTTGTTGAGGACCCAGATGCTGCAgtagatgaggaggaagatgatgaagaggtGCTCGTTGAGGAAGATCAGATAGTACCCTCG GAGGCAGAAGAAGAGGACGCAGATGAAGGAGCTGATAAAGGGTTATTGTCTCACCCCGACGCCGACACCACCATCCTCTTCACGACAGGAGAAG AGTTTCCTGCCAATGAGATTGTGAGGTTCATGGTGGGTTTCACCAACAAGGGAAGTCAGGAATTCACCGTTCAGTCGTTGGAGGCCTCTTTCCGTTACCCCCAAGACTTCCAGTTCTACATCCAGAAT ttCACAGCGTTGCCTCTGAGCACCGTGGTGCCGCCCCAGGCTCAGGCCTCCTTCGAGTATTCCTTCATCCCAGCTCAGCCCATGGCCGGTCGCCCGTTTGGTCTCGTTATCCTCCTCAACTACCTTGACACTGAG GGCAACGTGTTCCAGACCGCCATCTACAACCAGACTGTCAACATCATTGAGCTAGAAGATGGACTGGACGGAGAAAC gATGTTCTTGTACATCTTCATGGTTGGACTGGCGTCCCTTGCGCTCTTTGGCATCTACCAGTTCCTGGAGACGAGGACG AAAAAGAGACTCTCAGTGAAAATCGAGAAGGGCACCGGTGGGATGAGCGACGTGGACATCAGCTGGATTCCTCAGGAGACTCTCAATGTCATGA ACAAGGCTTCCCCTAAACCATCTCCACGGAAACGATCCAACAGGGCAGCTGGAACCGATCAATAA